From the genome of Acaryochloris sp. CCMEE 5410, one region includes:
- a CDS encoding DUF4351 domain-containing protein, whose translation MPKVSDIGGKRLLGLAPDAWAQWVTQQADVIALEILGSEFQWVSRENDVLMKVQSPIHGEFLILTELQLRYTDKMPLRMRAYAALAQERYGWPVYPVLVNILPHSAQIEVSDRFESNFLGLQARQDFCVINLWEVDAEIVFEQSLDTLLPFVPVLKDGGNQQTVKRALVQLQQNQELVELESLLGFFASFVLDTELVQQIMRWDMTVLRESPWYQEIRQESLQEGREEGEQTGITKGKLEGEQSLILRQLTRRIGDVSPESRSQIQSLSLDQLEALGEALLDFTESADLGNWLQKNRA comes from the coding sequence ATGCCCAAAGTTTCAGACATTGGCGGAAAACGATTATTGGGATTAGCTCCTGATGCTTGGGCACAGTGGGTTACTCAACAAGCTGATGTCATTGCACTCGAAATCCTAGGGTCTGAATTTCAATGGGTCAGCCGTGAAAATGATGTGCTGATGAAGGTACAGAGCCCCATTCATGGGGAATTCTTGATCCTCACTGAGCTACAACTGCGCTATACGGACAAAATGCCCTTGAGGATGAGAGCCTATGCTGCCCTGGCCCAAGAACGGTATGGCTGGCCAGTCTATCCCGTGTTGGTCAATATCTTGCCCCACTCTGCACAGATTGAGGTGAGCGACCGCTTTGAGTCGAATTTCTTGGGCCTTCAGGCTCGGCAAGATTTTTGCGTGATCAATCTGTGGGAGGTCGATGCTGAAATTGTCTTTGAGCAGTCTCTGGATACTCTGCTGCCTTTTGTGCCCGTTCTCAAAGATGGAGGCAACCAGCAGACCGTCAAACGCGCATTGGTGCAGCTCCAGCAGAATCAGGAATTGGTTGAGCTAGAATCGTTATTAGGGTTCTTTGCCAGCTTCGTTCTAGATACAGAGCTGGTCCAACAGATTATGAGGTGGGACATGACCGTATTACGAGAGTCGCCCTGGTATCAAGAAATTCGGCAGGAGTCTCTGCAAGAAGGCCGTGAAGAAGGGGAACAGACTGGCATTACCAAAGGTAAGCTTGAAGGCGAACAGTCACTTATCCTCCGCCAACTTACCCGCCGGATTGGTGACGTTTCCCCAGAGTCGCGATCGCAAATCCAATCCCTCTCCCTCGATCAACTCGAAGCATTGGGTGAAGCCTTGCTCGACTTTACGGAATCTGCTGATCTAGGGAACTGGCTCCAGAAAAATCGAGCATAG